One stretch of Diabrotica undecimpunctata isolate CICGRU chromosome 5, icDiaUnde3, whole genome shotgun sequence DNA includes these proteins:
- the LOC140442516 gene encoding ATP-dependent DNA helicase pif1-like, producing the protein MHSFKSIDCVTNEDEATNYPIEFLNSLNVPGLPPHNLRLKVGSVVSMLRNINQLKLCNGTRLVVSKLMNNVIYATIMIGKFKGEEVLIPRIPMIPTDMPFEFKRLQFPIRLAFAMTINKSQGHSLKVCGLNLEHSCFFHGQLYVACSWVGRPSALFVFAPDNKTKNVVYHKVLK; encoded by the coding sequence ATGCATTCATTCAAATCTATTGACTGCGTCACAAATGAAGATGAAGCCACCAACTatccaattgaatttttaaactctttgAACGTGCCTGGCTTACCACCGCACAATTTACGCCTAAAGGTTGGCTCCGTAGTAAGCATGCTTCGAAACATAAACCAACTAAAACTGTGCAACGGTACGCGTTTGGTGGTTAGTAAATTGATGAACAATGTAATTTACGCTACGATAATGATAGGAAAATTCAAAGGTGAGGAAGTTCTCATTCCGAGGATACCGATGATCCCAACCGATATGCCGTTTGAATTTAAAAGACTTCAATTTCCGATACGCCTTGCATTTGCCATGACCATCAACAAATCACAAGGCCATTCCTTAAAAGTTTGTGGTTTAAATCTAGAACATTCATGTTTTTTCCATGGTCAATTATACGTGGCATGTTCATGGGTCGGAAGACCATCTGCGTTGTTTGTTTTTGCGcctgataataaaacaaaaaatgtcgtGTATCACAAGGTACTTAAGTGA